A window from Chrysemys picta bellii isolate R12L10 chromosome 2, ASM1138683v2, whole genome shotgun sequence encodes these proteins:
- the POMGNT2 gene encoding protein O-linked-mannose beta-1,4-N-acetylglucosaminyltransferase 2 yields MNIAAVFNALLVSALAAVLWKYIKLREHAFVVEEELVLTRQSQELSQVQIDYHAALQALVEDGTRMVCTGRMHTDRICRFESLCYSTEAEEFVFFHSNASVMLPNLGSRRFQPALLDLSSVEDHNTQYFNFVELPVAALKFMPKPVFVPDVALITNRFNPDNLMHVFHDDLLPIFYTMQQFPDLDLESRLFFMEGWSEGLHFDLYKLLSNKQPLLREQLKTLGRLLCFTKSYVGLSKITTWYQYGFVQPQGPKANILVSGNEIRHFTKFMMEKLNVSLEESASEEYIVVFSRTINRLILNEAELILALAQEFQMKTITVSIEDHSFSHIVRLISNASMLVSMHGAQLVMSLFLPRGASVVELFPYAINPEHYTPYKTLSTLPGMDLQYIAWQNTDQENTVTFPDRPWDQGGIAHLDKAEQERIIKSKEVPRHLCCRNPEWLFRVYQDTKVDIPSLIQVIRQTVKLKPGPKKQKWTGGLYPGKVRDAKCQASVQGTSEAKLSVSWQIPWNLKYLKVREVKYEVWIQEQGENTYMPYILSHQNHTFSENIKPFTIYLVWIRCIFNKNLLGPFADVLLCST; encoded by the coding sequence ATGAACATAGCAGCAGTGTTTAATGCCCTGCTAGTGTCTGCCCTTGCAGCTGTGCTGTGGAAATACATCAAGCTGCGAGAGCACGCCTTCGTGGTTGAAGAAGAGCTGGTCCTCACTCGCCAGTCCCAGGAACTCTCTCAGGTCCAGATTGACTACCATGCAGCTCTTCAGGCCCTGGTGGAGGACGGTACCAGGATGGTATGCACAGGCAGGATGCACACGGATCGCATCTGCCGCTTTGAGTCCCTCTGTTACTCCACTGAGGCAGAGGAGTTTGTCTTCTTTCACAGCAACGCGTCGGTTATGCTTCCCAATCTGGGTTCCAGGAGATTCCAGCCTGCCTTGCTTGATCTTTCCTCGGTGGAGGACCACAACACCCAATATTTCAACTTTGTGGAACTGCCAGTTGCTGCATTGAAATTCATGCCAAAGCCGGTCTTTGTGCCTGATGTGGCGCTCATCACCAACCGATTCAACCCGGACAACTTGATGCATGTCTTCCACGACGACCTCCTCCCGATCTTCTACACCATGCAGCAGTTCCCAGACTTGGATCTGGAGTCACGACTCTTCTTCATGGAGGGGTGGAGTGAAGGCCTGCACTTCGATCTCTACAAGTTACTGAGTAACAAACAGCCACTCCTCAGAGAGCAGCTTAAAACCCTGGGCAGGCTCCTTTGTTTTACCAAATCTTACGTAGGGCTATCCAAAATCACCACATGGTACCAATATGGATTTGTTCAGCCACAAGGACCAAAGGCAAACATCTTGGTTTCTGGCAATGAGATCAGGCATTTCACCAAGTTCATGATGGAGAAGCTGAATGTCAGCTTGGAAGAAAGTGCCAGTGAGGAGTATATTGTAGTATTCAGTCGAACAATCAACAGACTAATCCTAAATGAGGCAGAACTGATCTTGGCGCTTGCCCAAGAGTTTCAGATGAAAACCATTACAGTCTCCATAGAGGACCATTCGTTTTCTCACATTGTACGTCTGATCAGCAATGCATCGATGCTAGTCAGCATGCACGGAGCCCAATTAGTGATGTCTCTCTTCCTGCCAAGAGGGGCCTCTGTCGTGGAGCTGTTTCCTTATGCGATCAACCCCGAACACTACACCCCATACAAAACACTGTCAACGCTCCCTGGCATGGATCTCCAGTACATTGCCTGGCAGAACACTGATCAGGAAAACACTGTAACCTTTCCTGACAGGCCATGGGACCAGGGAGGAATTGCTCACTTAGACAAGGCAGAGCAGGAACGCATAATAAAGAGCAAGGAGGTTCCACGCCACCTCTGCTGTCGGAACCCGGAATGGCTTTTCCGAGTCTACCAGGATACAAAAGTCGACATCCCTTCCCTTATCCAAGTGATCAGGCAAACAGTGAAATTAAAGCCTGGACCCAAGAAGCAGAAGTGGACTGGTGGTCTGTACCCTGGCAAGGTCAGGGATGCTAAGTGTCAAGCCTCTGTCCAAGGTACTAGTGAAGCGAAGCTCTCTGTGTCTTGGCAGATCCCCTGGAACCTTAAGTATCTGAAGGTCAGGGAGGTGAAATATGAAGTGTGGATACAGGAGCAAGGTGAAAACACTTACATGCCTTATATTTTGTCACACCAGAATCACACCTTTTCAGAAAACATTAAGCCATTCACGATATATCTGGTGTGGATCCGCTGCATCTTCAACAAAAATCTCCTTGGACCTTTTGCAGATGTGCTCTTGTGTA